Proteins from one Malaya genurostris strain Urasoe2022 chromosome 2, Malgen_1.1, whole genome shotgun sequence genomic window:
- the LOC131432253 gene encoding uncharacterized protein LOC131432253 — protein MADEDQRALDIMNRTIIRRGERFEVGQLYKYNNFTFPDSKPQALRRLHIIEKKMDSDPEYAKKYCSKIEEYVEKGYARKLKPHELAKTANTWYLPHFSVETSNKFRLVMDAKSKCHGFYLNDLLLKGPDFVPPLIAIPMRARKNKIGFVADIKEMFHQVIIRRVDQDSQRFLFRGMNRSTPPSEYIMMVMIFGAVSSPSIAQYIKNINAKQLEELYPGVERAILEQHYVDDYFDCADNEEEAIQMAQRVVNTHD, from the coding sequence ATGGCAGACGAAGATCAACGTGCACTGGATATAATGAATCGCACAATCATTCGTCGAGGAGAACGATTTGAAGTTGGACAGTTATACAAATATAACAATTTCACATTCCCAGATAGCAAGCCACAGGCACTTCGTCGACTTCATATTATAGAAAAGAAAATGGATTCAGATCCGGAATATGCAAAAAAGTACTGCAGTAAAATTGAGGAATATGTGGAAAAAGGATATGCCCGAAAATTGAAGCCGCATGAATTAGCCAAAACAGCGAACACCTGGTATTTACCTCACTTCAGCGTAGAGACGTCAAATAAGTTCCGATTGGTAATGGACGCCAAATCCAAATGCCATGGATTTTATCTGAATGATTTGCTACTGAAAGGTCCTGATTTTGTTCCCCCATTAATTGCAATTCCAATGCGTGCCAGGAAAAATAAAATCGGATTCGTAGCGGATATCAAAGAAATGTTCCATCAGGTTATTATTCGTAGAGTGGATCAAGATTCTCAGAGATTCCTATTTCGTGGTATGAATCGTTCTACTCCCCCCAGTGAATACATCATGATGGTGATGATATTTGGAGCAGTATCATCCCCTTCAATAGCGCAATACATCAAGAATATAAATGCAAAACAACTAGAGGAATTGTATCCTGGCGTTGAGCGAGCAATTTTGGAACAACATTATGTTGACGACTATTTTGATTGTGCAGACAACGAGGAAGAAGCCATTCAAATGGCCCAGCGGGTGGTGAACACACACGATTAA